A DNA window from Linepithema humile isolate Giens D197 chromosome 6, Lhum_UNIL_v1.0, whole genome shotgun sequence contains the following coding sequences:
- the Ssrp gene encoding FACT complex subunit Ssrp1, whose amino-acid sequence MDFLEYPDIFAEVKGAMTPGRLKLTDQHLIFKNQKTGKVEQISASDMEMVNYQKFIGTWGLRIFLKNGTLHRFKGFKEADQEKIAKFFTVNYKKDMLEKELSLKGWNWGTAKFTGSVLSFDVSHHTAFEIPLYDVSQCTTGKNEVTLEFHQNDDAPVSLLEMRFHIPGGDSADSDPVDAFHQQVMEKASVISVSGDAIAIFREIYCLTPRGRYDIKIFQSFFQLHGKTFDYKIPMSTVLRLFLLPHKDNRQMYFVVSLDPPIKQGQTRYHYLVLLFNQEEETSIELPFTEKELKEKYEDKLTKELTGPTYEVLGKVMKVIINRKLTGPGHFTGHTGAPAINCSFKAAAGFLYPLERGFIYVHKPPIHIRFEEIASVNFARGGGSTRSFDFEIELLSGVVHTFSSIEKEEYGKLFDFITAKKLRVKNRGKSDKLTYDEDFGDSDQEDEPDAYLARVKAEAEERDGVENQDSEEDSTDEDFNPNQDESDVAEEYDSNPNSSESEEDSDASEASNKKKKKEKKEKKPKSAKTVSEKPRKRRKPKKEKDANKPKRPPTAFMLWLNNARESIKAENPGIAVTEIAKKGGEMWRELKDKSEWEAKAVKAKKEYAASMKEYEASGGGKSKEKEKTEKKKEVKKETKKEVKKETKKESPGKLMSGTSFKSKEYISDDDSSSDESKKSEKKSPDENEEKEEKEKKKKNEKRAAKDTGKKVVKKRKQDQSDDGESDTEEPTESTPPSSDADSKDSD is encoded by the exons ATGGATTTCTTGGAGTATCCAGACATTTTCGCTGAGGTTAAGGGTGCTATG ACACCAGGCAGATTAAAGTTGACCGATCAGCATTTAATCTTCAAGAATCAGAAGACTGGAAAAGTGGAGCAAATTTCTGCCTCTGATATGGAAATGGTAAACTACCAAAAGTTTATTGGCACTTGGGGTTTGCGTATCTTTTTAAAGAATGGCACTCTGCATCGCTTCAAGGGCTTTAAAGAAGCCGATCAAGAAAAGATTGCTAAATTCTTCACTGTCAATTATAAAAAGGATATGTTGGAAAAAGAACTGAGTTTAAAAGGTTGGAATTGGGGTACTGCAAAGTTTACAGGATCTGTCTTAAGCTTTGATGTAAGTCATCACACTGCTTTTGAGATACCTTTATATGACGTGTCGCAGTGTACTACAGGAAAAAACGAAGTTACCTTGGAATTTCATCAGAATGATGATGCACCAGTCAGTTTATTGGAGATGAGGTTTCATATTCCTGGTGGCGACAGTGCAGATTCGGATCCTGTTGATGCATTTCATCAGCAG GTGATGGAGAAGGCATCTGTAATCAGTGTGAGCGGTGATGCAATTGCCATATTCAGGGAGATTTATTGTCTAACACCGCGCGGTCGCtatgacataaaaatttttcagtccTTTTTTCAATTACACGGCAAAACCTTCGATTACAAAATTCCCATGTCAACCGTCCTGAGACTCTTTCTACTGCCGCACAAAGATAATCGGCAAATGTACTTTGTTGTGAGCCTGGATCCTCCCATAAAACAAGGTCAAACACGATATCATTATCTAGTACTCCTATTTAATCAAGAGGAAGAAACTTCCATAGAGCTACCTTTCACAGAAAAAGAGCTAAAGGAAAAGTATGAAGACAAATTGACTAAAGAATTAACAGGACCAACATACGAAGTGCTCGGCAAG gtgatgaaagtaattattaatcgaAAATTGACCGGACCCGGACATTTCACCGGTCATACCGGGGCACCCGCGATTAACTGCTCCTTCAAAGCTGCAGCGGGATTCCTGTATCCGCTCGAACGAGGTTTCATTTATGTACACAAACCTCCGATACATATTCGCTTCGAGGAAATAGCCTCGGTGAACTTTGCGCGCGGCGGCGGATCTACAAGATCCTTCGATTTCGAGATCGAACTTCTGAGCGGCGTGGTGCATACATTCAGCAGCATTGAGAAGGAGGAGTACGGCAAACTGTTTGATTTCATCACTGCAAAGAAGCTTCGCGTCAAGAATCGCGGCAAGAGCGACAAGCTCACTTACGACGAAGACTTTGGTGACAGCGATCAAGAAGACGAACCGGATGCTTACTTGGCGCGAGTTAAGGCGGAAGCGGAGGAGCGTGACGGTGTGGAGAATCAAGATTCCGAGGAAGACTCGACCGACGAGGACTTCAATCCAAATCAAGATGAAAGCGACGTTGCGGAGGAGTACGACAGCAATCCCAACAGTTCCGAAAGCGAAGAAGACTCAGACGCATCTGAGGctagtaacaaaaaaaagaaaaaggagaagaaggaaaaaaaaccCAAATCGGCGAAAACGGTGTCAGAAAAGCCGCGAAAACGAAGGAAACcgaagaaggagaaagatgcGAATAAGCCGAAGAGGCCGCCAACGGCGTTTATGCTGTGGCTTAACAATGCGCGCGAGAGTATCAAGGCCGAGAATCCTGGAATAGCTGTGACAGAAATCGCGAAGAAGGGTGGAGAAATGTGGCGAGAACTCAAGGATAAGTCCGAATGGGAAGCAAAGGCAGTTAAGGCTAAAAAAGAGTATGCGGCGTCGATGAAAGAATATGAAGCGAGCGGTGGCGGTAAATCtaaagagaaggaaaagacggagaaaaagaaggagGTGAAGAAGGAGACGAAGAAGGAGGTGAAGAAGGAGACGAAGAAGGAATCACCTGGCAAGTTAATGAGTGGCACTTCTTTCAAGAGTAAAGAGTATATCAGTGATGACGACAGTAGCAGCGATGAGAGTAAGAAGTCTGAAAAAAAGTCGCCCGACGAAAATGAGGAAAAGGaggaaaaggagaaaaagaagaaaaatgagaAACGAGCTGCAAAGGATACCGGAAAGAAAGTAGTGAAGAAGCGTAAACAAGATCAGTCGGATGATGGAGAAAGCGATACGGAAGAACCCACGGAGAGCACTCCGCCGTCGTCCGACGCAGATTCTAAAGACAGTGATTAA
- the Prp31 gene encoding U4/U6 small nuclear ribonucleoprotein Prp31, translated as MSLADELLADLEENDDANTFMEEPEPKFMPASVSKVLEEEIKVSSVRELAKLRDSEQLQKIISQIEKYSKVIRKSSDIVGPVESDPEYQLIVEANNMAVDIDNEIATIHRYTRDKYSKRFPELESLVVGPLEYVMTVRELGNDLDRAKNNETLQQFLTQATIMVVSVTASTTQGQLLTEEEKEAICEACDMAVELNNCKLKIFEYVESRMALIAPNLSIIVGASTAAKIMGVAGGLTKLCKMPACNVLVLGSQKTTLSGFSQVTTLPHTGFIYYSEIVQDTPPDLRRKAARLVAGKSMLAARVDACHESTDGHYGQMLRDEIEKKLDKLQEPPPVKFVKPLPKPIDPGRKKRGGKRVRKMKERYAITEFRKHANRMNFADIESDAYQEDLGYSRGTIGKAGTGRIRLPQIDEKTKVRISKTLQKNLQKQQQWGGSTTVKKQVSGTASSVAFTPLQGLEIVNPQAAEKKVNEGNAKYFSNTCGFLNVKKS; from the exons ATGTCATTAGCAGATGAACTTCTTGCCGATCTTGAGGAAAATGACGACGCAAACACTTTTATGGAGGAACCGGAGCCAAAATTCATGCCGGCTTCGGTTTCAAAAGTTTTAGAAGAAG AAATAAAGGTATCCTCTGTTAGGGAATTGGCCAAATTACGTGATTCAGAACAGCTGCAAAAGATTATATCTCAGATTGAAAAGTATAGCAAGGTAATCAGAAAGTCATCTGATATTGTAGGACCTGTTGAATCAGATCCAGAATATCAATTGATAGTTGAAGCGAATAATATGGCTGTAGATATTGATAATGAAATAG ctaCCATACATAGATATACAAGAGACAAATACTCCAAAAGATTTCCAGAGTTGGAATCTTTAGTTGTAGGGCCTTTGGAGTATGTTATGACTGTTAGAGAATTAGGAAATGATTTGGATCGAGCCAAAAATAATGAGACTCTGCAACAGTTTTTGACACAAGCAACAATTATGGTTGTTTCTGTGACAGCATCAACAACTCAAgg ACAATTGTTGACAGAAGAGGAAAAAGAGGCTATTTGTGAAGCTTGTGATATGGCAGTGGAATTAAACAATTGTAAATTGAAGATATTTGAATATGTAGAAAGCAGAATGGCACTTATTGCACCGAATTTGTCGATAATTGTTGGTGCATCGACAGCTGCTAAGATTATgg GTGTCGCGGGTGGTCTCACAAAACTTTGCAAGATGCCAGCTTGTAACGTTCTAGTTCTAGGATCACAAAAAACAACACTTTCCGGATTTTCTCAAGTCACCACTTTGCCTCATACAGGATTCATATATTACTCTGAAATTGTGCAAGATACACCTcct GATTTGCGAAGAAAAGCAGCAAGATTAGTGGCAGGGAAAAGCATGCTGGCAGCCAGAGTGGATGCTTGCCATGAGAGTACGGATGGTCACTATGGCCAAATGTTGCGTGACGAGATAGAGAAAAAGTTGGACAAACTACAAGAACCACCGCCTGTGAAGTTTGTGAAACCATTGCCGAAGCCAATCGATCCTGGTCGGAAAAAGCGTGGCGGTAAACGCGTCCGCAAGATGAAGGAACGCTACGCGATCACAGAGTTTAGAAAGCATGCCAATAGAATGAACTTTGCTGAT ATTGAAAGTGACGCCTACCAAGAGGATCTCGGTTACTCGCGAGGAACAATCGGCAAGGCTGGCACAGGGCGAATTAGGTTACCGCAGATTGACGAGAAAACAAAGGTCAGAATATCCAAAACACTCCAGAAGAATCTACAGAAACAACAGCAATGGGGAGGCAGCACCACTGTCAAGAAACAAGTCTCTGGTACTGCTTCCAGTGTAGCTTTCACTCCTTTACAG GGTCTTGAAATTGTAAATCCACAAGCTGCAGAGAAAAAGGTTAACGAaggaaatgcaaaatatttttccaatacaTGTGGTTTTctgaatgtaaaaaaatcataa
- the LOC105667473 gene encoding uncharacterized protein, with the protein MQNFCPLCMKNGIKRRVKAFQINLEEAVWACPGEECIWPLDHDVQDLTFFKRNAITYDWKESDLLKENIPVSMELSLYTPPVTPGRIELSNELNDNGMMVENLTNSSIEDKIDEMFPEEELIHLKRELANSNKLSLLDPLELENNLTEKSINITKQGNASLSSFKIQPKVTDIQKTNIDLTIFSSVDECCNKQKLQKFRQLSTDTNNITDIIKNCDILFDNTFFNKLDLNTQCEIESKQNKNNIMQLDDVANQVEKFSPQMLLEATQTIDSSIMSLVATDNSILNTSESYLNFDAILEDFFNDENI; encoded by the exons ATGCAGAATTTTTGTCCGTTGTGTATGAAAAATGGCATTAAAAGAAGAGTCAAGGCATTTCAGATCAACTTGGAAGAAGCAGTATGGGCTTGTCCAGGGGAAGAG TGCATCTGGCCGCTTGATCATGACGTTCAAGACTTGACGTTCTTCAAAAGAAATGCTATTACCTATGACTGGAAGGAATCGGATCTTCTGAAAGAAAACATACCCGTATCAATGGAACTTTCACTCTACACTCCACCTGTGACTCCTGGAAGGATAGAGCTTTCTAACGAATTAAATGATAATGGAATGAtggttgaaaatttaacaaattcttCTATAGAAGacaaaattgatgaaatgTTTCCTGAAGAAGAACTTATTCATTTGAAAAGAGAACTTGCCAACTCTAACAAGTTATCACTGTTGGATCCACTTGAGCTAGAAAATAATCTTACTgagaaaagtataaatattacaaaacaagGGAATGCAAGTCTGAGTAGTTTTAAGATACAGCCCAAGGTCACTGACATCCAGAAGACTAACATTGACCTTACAATTTTCTCAAGTGTTGATGAATGCTGTAATAagcaaaaattacaaaaatttagacAATTATCTAcagatacaaataatataacggatattataaaaaattgtgatattttattcgacaATACGTTCTTCAACAAGTTAGATTTAAATACACAGTGCGAAATAGaaagtaaacaaaataaaaataacataatgcAATTAGATGATGTGGCGAATCAGGTGGAAAAATTTAGTCCACAAATGCTATTAGAAGCAACACAAACAATTGACTCCAGTATTATGAGTTTAGTTGCAACAGATAATTCTATATTGAACACTTCagaatcttatttaaattttgatgcgATACtagaagatttttttaatgatgaaaatatataa